Proteins co-encoded in one Opitutus terrae PB90-1 genomic window:
- a CDS encoding glycosyltransferase family 2 protein, translating to MKSPFISICIPAYRAERYLPATLESVRAQSFTDWELIVTEDGSRDSTEDIVREFARTVEQPVRYDRHAHNLGLPATRNTGIAAARGEWIALLDSDDVWTTAHLETAATFTTDASIEFIHSGSVLFDSDSGRELEVRAPTPQMIGDFPCSLFNGIYTIQPSSVVMRRRLWEDVGGFDPTFRYVEDREMWIRCARTGARFIYTGLNTCLYRRHASALSRHGVAMALASARVYEKNLDWEAVPRRLRETRAADAWLAAGRIALRSDPASARSFFSRSLRHRALKPAVCAYWLAAAVMNFTRVKAA from the coding sequence ATGAAGTCTCCGTTCATCAGCATCTGCATTCCCGCCTATCGCGCCGAGCGGTACCTGCCGGCGACGCTCGAATCGGTGCGGGCGCAGAGCTTCACCGACTGGGAACTGATCGTCACCGAGGACGGCTCGCGCGATTCGACCGAGGACATCGTGCGCGAGTTTGCCCGCACGGTGGAACAGCCGGTGCGCTACGACCGGCACGCCCACAATCTCGGCCTGCCGGCCACGCGCAACACCGGCATCGCCGCCGCGCGCGGCGAATGGATCGCGCTGCTCGATTCGGATGACGTGTGGACCACCGCGCACCTGGAAACCGCGGCGACGTTCACCACCGATGCCTCGATCGAGTTCATCCACTCCGGTTCGGTGCTGTTCGACAGCGACAGCGGCCGCGAACTCGAGGTCCGCGCGCCGACGCCCCAGATGATCGGAGACTTTCCGTGCAGCTTGTTCAACGGTATCTACACGATCCAGCCCTCGTCCGTCGTGATGCGGCGGCGGCTCTGGGAAGATGTCGGCGGCTTTGATCCGACGTTCCGCTACGTCGAAGACCGTGAGATGTGGATCCGCTGCGCCCGCACCGGCGCGCGTTTCATCTACACGGGACTCAACACCTGTCTTTATCGCCGGCATGCATCGGCACTGTCGCGTCACGGCGTCGCCATGGCGCTCGCGAGCGCCCGCGTCTACGAGAAGAATCTCGACTGGGAAGCAGTGCCGCGCCGGCTCCGTGAAACCCGCGCGGCCGATGCCTGGCTGGCCGCCGGCCGCATCGCGCTGCGCAGCGATCCGGCGTCGGCCCGGAGTTTCTTCAGCCGCTCGCTGCGGCACCGCGCCCTCAAACCGGCCGTGTGCGCCTACTGGCTCGCCGCCGCGGTCATGAATTTCACCCGCGTCAAGGCCGCATGA
- a CDS encoding glycosyltransferase family 4 protein — MNVLAYAPQMAAFGGMERHVCDLACVLARREHHVVLLTTSNSLAPRLREKLRENGVALRELARARGEARGWLKGLWLLREALRHDRTPWDLIYTNGQSALARLPWLAARPHTRIVHHHHTAADAGEQATWSGGFRRVLQRAPELVGCSRSTQAALAQALGRDDVRYLPYLTCPPVDAGAVRDRTYSPNSRLHFGFAGRLVAEKGIDRICELSREPSLADITWHIHGAGPTYPPTFFRPFPNVVYHGPYAGEVQQGQILQALDALVLFSTHNEGMPLSLIEATSAGLPWIATDRGGTRELAVSPENALVVAHPATLPDLRAAVRAMADRIRQGQTSRIAQRLVYDGLFSPPVVSEAWCDFLEARQPQPVP, encoded by the coding sequence ATGAACGTCCTCGCCTACGCCCCTCAGATGGCCGCATTCGGCGGCATGGAACGACACGTGTGCGATCTCGCCTGTGTGCTCGCCCGTCGCGAACACCATGTCGTGCTGCTCACAACCAGCAACTCACTCGCGCCGCGGCTGCGTGAAAAGCTGCGCGAAAACGGCGTCGCGCTGCGCGAACTCGCGCGGGCCCGCGGCGAGGCCCGCGGCTGGCTCAAGGGCCTGTGGCTGCTGCGCGAAGCGCTGCGCCACGATCGCACGCCGTGGGATCTGATCTACACGAACGGCCAGAGCGCGCTCGCGCGGCTGCCCTGGCTCGCAGCGCGACCGCACACGCGGATCGTGCACCATCACCACACCGCCGCCGACGCAGGTGAGCAGGCGACATGGTCCGGCGGGTTTCGCCGCGTGCTGCAGCGCGCGCCCGAGCTCGTTGGCTGCAGCCGCTCGACGCAGGCCGCACTGGCGCAGGCGCTCGGCCGCGATGACGTTCGCTATTTGCCCTACTTGACCTGCCCGCCCGTCGACGCCGGCGCCGTGCGCGACCGCACCTACTCGCCGAACAGCCGGTTGCATTTCGGCTTCGCCGGCCGGCTGGTCGCCGAGAAAGGCATCGACCGGATCTGCGAACTCAGCCGCGAGCCGAGTCTCGCGGACATCACGTGGCACATCCATGGCGCCGGCCCGACGTACCCACCGACGTTCTTCCGCCCGTTTCCCAATGTGGTCTATCACGGCCCCTACGCCGGCGAAGTGCAGCAAGGCCAGATCCTGCAGGCGCTTGATGCCCTGGTGTTGTTCTCCACTCACAACGAAGGCATGCCGCTGAGCCTGATCGAGGCGACTTCCGCCGGCCTGCCGTGGATCGCGACCGATCGAGGCGGCACGCGGGAACTCGCGGTCAGTCCGGAGAACGCGCTCGTGGTCGCGCACCCGGCCACGCTCCCCGATCTGCGCGCCGCCGTGCGCGCGATGGCCGATCGCATCCGCCAGGGGCAAACGTCGCGCATCGCCCAGCGGCTGGTTTATGACGGGCTCTTCTCGCCTCCGGTGGTGTCGGAGGCGTGGTGCGATTTCCTGGAAGCCCGGCAACCGCAACCTGTCCCATGA